From a region of the uncultured Desulfatiglans sp. genome:
- the hyaB gene encoding hydrogenase 1, large subunit (Evidence 2a : Function from experimental evidences in other organisms; Product type e : enzyme) codes for MAKRITIDPVTRIEGHLRIEVEVADGKVVNAWSSGQMFRGIEMILKGRDPRDAPLFTQRSCGVCTYVHYLASIRAIEAAVGVEVPENARILRNLLHGTQYQHDHIIHFYHLHALDWVDILSALKADPQKTAALAENVSQARWGGTAYFKQVQERIKTFVESGQLGPFNNAYWGHSAYALPPEANLMAVSHYLEALRLQAKAAQMHAIFGAKNPHLQSLVVGGITCAMDLTPDRIAEFLYLWKETQAFVRNVYLPDILAIGSFYKDWAALGGTSNFLAWGDFPEGEKEPESLFMPRGVVMNRDIAAVRPAEQEKVTEHIAHSWYEGNTDQHPYKGQTAPQHGDYDPDNRYSWIKAPRYEGEPCEVGPLARMLVAYARGKDGARKLVDDTLARLGVPVSALFSTLGRTAARALETVLVGDAMEGWVMKLVENLKAGQDTIYQAWSMPDKGMGCGLNDVPRGSLGHWIEIEDKKIKNYQYVVPSTWNLGPRCSNGKLGPVEQALIGTPVADPKRPVEVLRTVHSFDPCIACAVHMIDPRSNEVYEIHVL; via the coding sequence ATGGCCAAACGAATCACCATCGATCCTGTCACCCGGATTGAAGGCCACCTGCGGATCGAAGTGGAAGTCGCTGACGGGAAGGTCGTCAATGCCTGGAGTTCCGGGCAGATGTTTAGAGGCATCGAGATGATCCTCAAAGGAAGGGACCCGCGGGATGCCCCTCTTTTTACACAACGATCCTGCGGCGTCTGCACCTATGTGCACTATCTCGCCTCCATCCGGGCGATCGAAGCGGCCGTAGGCGTCGAGGTCCCTGAAAACGCACGCATCCTCCGGAATCTCCTCCATGGAACCCAGTACCAGCACGACCACATCATTCACTTCTATCATCTTCATGCCCTGGATTGGGTCGACATCTTGAGCGCATTGAAAGCCGACCCGCAAAAAACCGCGGCTCTCGCTGAAAACGTGAGCCAGGCACGCTGGGGGGGGACTGCCTATTTCAAACAAGTCCAGGAGCGCATCAAGACCTTTGTGGAGAGCGGCCAGTTGGGGCCATTCAACAATGCCTATTGGGGGCATTCGGCCTACGCCCTCCCGCCGGAAGCCAACCTGATGGCGGTCTCTCACTACCTCGAGGCCTTGCGCCTGCAAGCCAAGGCCGCCCAAATGCACGCGATCTTCGGTGCAAAGAACCCTCATCTGCAATCCCTGGTGGTCGGTGGAATCACCTGCGCCATGGATCTCACTCCAGACCGGATTGCCGAATTCCTCTATCTCTGGAAGGAGACGCAAGCCTTCGTCAGGAATGTTTATCTTCCGGACATCCTCGCGATTGGATCCTTTTACAAAGATTGGGCTGCGCTGGGAGGCACTTCCAACTTCCTCGCCTGGGGCGACTTTCCCGAAGGCGAAAAAGAACCCGAGAGCCTCTTCATGCCCCGGGGGGTCGTCATGAACCGCGATATCGCCGCCGTCAGACCGGCGGAGCAGGAAAAGGTCACCGAGCACATCGCCCACTCCTGGTACGAGGGGAATACCGATCAGCATCCGTATAAAGGACAGACCGCCCCTCAGCATGGCGACTACGACCCCGACAACCGCTACTCGTGGATCAAGGCACCGCGTTATGAAGGCGAGCCGTGCGAGGTCGGTCCTTTGGCGAGGATGCTCGTGGCATACGCCAGGGGAAAGGACGGTGCCCGGAAGCTTGTCGACGACACCCTTGCCCGATTGGGGGTTCCCGTCTCAGCCCTTTTTTCCACCCTTGGCAGAACTGCGGCGCGGGCCCTCGAAACCGTGCTGGTAGGCGACGCGATGGAGGGCTGGGTCATGAAGCTGGTGGAAAATCTGAAAGCCGGTCAGGACACCATCTATCAGGCGTGGAGCATGCCCGACAAGGGGATGGGTTGCGGCCTCAACGATGTTCCGCGCGGCTCCCTGGGCCACTGGATCGAAATCGAGGACAAGAAAATAAAAAATTATCAATATGTCGTCCCATCCACCTGGAATCTCGGACCCCGCTGCAGCAATGGAAAGCTCGGACCGGTCGAACAGGCGTTGATCGGGACACCGGTCGCCGATCCCAAACGGCCCGTTGAAGTCTTGAGAACCGTCCATTCGTTCGATCCCTGCATCGCCTGCGCGGTGCATATGATCGACCCCCGATCGAACGAAGTCTACGAAATCCATGTGCTGTGA
- a CDS encoding Hydrogenase maturating endopeptidase codes for MNQNSHILVLGVGNPLLTDDGVGIHAIAALEKAYSFNPPVEIMDGGVQGLNLLGFITEAKHLIVIDAVRNGGAPGTLYRLEGEQIPRRVLQKNSLHQVGLLEALALASALGDPPSTVILGVEPLDITSIGLEPTPAVRERIPELIDAVLAELKLLGCVPEATGE; via the coding sequence ATGAATCAAAACAGTCATATCCTCGTTCTTGGCGTAGGTAATCCCCTTCTTACGGATGACGGGGTCGGCATTCATGCCATTGCTGCATTGGAAAAGGCCTATTCCTTCAACCCTCCTGTAGAAATCATGGACGGGGGCGTACAGGGGCTGAATCTTCTGGGCTTCATCACGGAGGCGAAGCATCTGATCGTCATCGATGCCGTTCGCAATGGGGGTGCCCCAGGAACGCTCTATCGCCTCGAGGGAGAACAAATCCCCAGGCGGGTCCTTCAAAAGAACTCCCTTCACCAAGTGGGGTTGCTCGAGGCGCTCGCCTTGGCGAGCGCCCTCGGCGATCCTCCCTCGACCGTCATCCTGGGAGTGGAACCGCTCGATATCACGTCGATCGGCCTCGAACCCACCCCAGCCGTACGAGAACGAATCCCTGAACTCATCGATGCGGTGCTCGCTGAGCTCAAGCTGCTCGGCTGCGTCCCCGAAGCGACAGGAGAATGA
- the hypC gene encoding Hydrogenase assembly chaperone HypC/HupF, translating to MCLAIPARIIQIQDRTALIDLDGTQRQTSLLLLDDAQVGDYVIVHAGFAIHRIDEKEAMAALALLREMADLTDLP from the coding sequence ATGTGCCTGGCCATCCCAGCAAGAATCATTCAGATCCAAGACCGAACGGCCCTTATCGATTTGGATGGAACCCAACGACAGACCAGCCTCCTTCTGCTCGATGACGCTCAAGTGGGCGATTACGTGATCGTCCACGCCGGGTTTGCTATCCATCGCATCGACGAAAAGGAGGCCATGGCCGCACTGGCCCTCCTTCGAGAAATGGCCGATCTCACCGATCTCCCTTGA
- a CDS encoding membrane hypothetical protein (Evidence 5 : Unknown function), with the protein MAAVALLEGSLGIVVLLFVAILAVLVERILQLQCFLVRWIGWMALAAFLDRVTFLPDVFAILDHMVAIVTCGAVLLGVLLMAEFYRSLLICGVFILKDDFFRDIGGRDGPYRAKHKAAKNNRQKA; encoded by the coding sequence ATGGCAGCCGTTGCACTTCTTGAAGGGAGCCTTGGCATCGTCGTTTTGCTCTTTGTGGCAATCCTTGCAGTTCTTGTGGAACGCATTCTGCAGCTTCAGTGCTTCCTTGTCCGGTGGATCGGCTGGATGGCACTCGCTGCATTTCTGGACAGGGTCACCTTCCTTCCAGACGTTTTTGCCATCCTGGATCACATGGTGGCAATCGTCACATGTGGCGCCGTACTCCTCGGAGTGCTTCTTATGGCTGAATTTTACCGGTCCTTGCTTATCTGCGGGGTATTCATTCTGAAGGACGATTTCTTCCGCGACATCGGCGGCCGTGATGGCCCCTACCGCGCAAAGCATAAGGCCGCAAAAAACAACCGTCAGAAGGCTTAG
- a CDS encoding Ferredoxin-2 has protein sequence MGYEVVVDHDKCEGCEECVEVCPVDVYEMEDGKSVPVNAEECLGCESCVEVCDQEAITVTEV, from the coding sequence ATGGGTTATGAAGTAGTGGTTGACCACGACAAGTGCGAGGGATGTGAGGAGTGCGTCGAGGTTTGTCCTGTCGACGTGTACGAGATGGAAGACGGGAAGTCTGTTCCGGTCAATGCGGAAGAGTGCCTCGGTTGCGAAAGCTGCGTGGAGGTTTGTGATCAGGAAGCCATCACGGTTACCGAAGTATAA
- the nrfD gene encoding Polysulphide reductase, NrfD encodes MLDTALKGTQRYWGWLIFLLVLMGIGLGCYLYQFQEGLKVTGMSRDVSWGFYIAQFTYLVGVAAGGVMVVLPYYLHDYKAFGRITILGEFLAIAAVVMCLLFIFVDLGNPVRIMNVIMYPTPNSILFWDMIVLNGYLLLNVLIGWNVLSAERKGLHYPGWVKTLIYISIPWAFSIHTVTAFLYAGLPGRHFWLTAIMAARFLASAFAAGPALLLLLCLIVRRVSRFDPGEKAVRTLGGIVTYAFILNIFFLLLEVFTAFYSQIPGHMHSFVYLFAGYEGFGKLVPWMWTSVGFAILALILLIVPGTRRKDDTLAVGCAAVIISSWIDKGMGLVIGGFVPNPFDRVFEYWPTTPEILITIGVWATGFFVLTVLYKIAVSVKEEVGA; translated from the coding sequence ATGCTTGATACGGCGCTGAAGGGAACACAACGATACTGGGGATGGTTGATCTTCCTGCTGGTCTTGATGGGCATCGGATTGGGCTGCTATCTCTATCAGTTTCAGGAAGGACTGAAGGTCACGGGGATGAGCCGCGATGTCTCCTGGGGCTTTTATATCGCCCAATTCACTTACCTGGTCGGTGTCGCTGCCGGAGGGGTGATGGTGGTTCTTCCTTATTATCTCCACGATTATAAGGCGTTTGGCCGGATCACCATCTTGGGTGAGTTTCTGGCTATCGCTGCGGTTGTGATGTGCCTGCTGTTCATTTTCGTCGATCTCGGGAATCCGGTGCGGATTATGAATGTGATCATGTATCCGACGCCGAACTCGATCCTATTTTGGGACATGATCGTGCTGAACGGGTATCTGCTTCTGAATGTCCTGATCGGATGGAATGTGTTGAGTGCTGAAAGGAAGGGGCTTCATTATCCCGGGTGGGTGAAGACGCTGATCTACATCTCCATCCCGTGGGCCTTCAGCATTCATACCGTGACGGCATTTTTGTACGCCGGTCTGCCCGGCCGGCATTTCTGGTTGACCGCCATCATGGCTGCTCGCTTTCTTGCGTCTGCTTTCGCCGCCGGGCCTGCACTGCTCCTGTTGCTGTGTTTGATCGTGCGGCGGGTGAGTCGTTTCGACCCTGGAGAAAAGGCGGTCAGGACTCTCGGAGGCATTGTCACTTACGCCTTCATCCTGAACATCTTCTTTTTGCTGCTCGAAGTCTTCACGGCTTTTTACAGTCAGATCCCTGGGCATATGCACAGTTTTGTATACCTGTTCGCGGGGTATGAGGGCTTTGGGAAGCTCGTGCCATGGATGTGGACCTCGGTGGGTTTTGCGATCCTTGCTTTGATCTTGTTGATAGTTCCCGGCACACGGCGGAAGGATGATACCCTTGCCGTCGGTTGCGCTGCTGTCATCATATCCAGTTGGATCGACAAAGGGATGGGGCTTGTCATCGGCGGCTTCGTGCCGAACCCCTTTGACCGGGTGTTCGAGTACTGGCCGACAACCCCTGAAATTTTGATTACCATCGGTGTGTGGGCTACTGGCTTCTTCGTTCTGACAGTGCTCTATAAGATCGCTGTCTCGGTCAAGGAGGAGGTTGGGGCCTAA
- a CDS encoding Hdr-like menaquinol oxidoreductase iron-sulfur, subunit 1 gives MKGIDRREFLKIGGMAAIAGLGGKAALEILAPGKLEAAQQIPLTKGKHWAMVVDTTKMDDALMDVCIEACHKEHNVPNLGNPKEEIKWIWKETYEHAFPGQEHEFIGERFHGMNFLLMCNHCTNPPCVRVCPTQSTWKREDGIVMMDMHRCIGCRFCMAACPYGARSFNWGDPQRVRTDEELMPMNPGFPLNKDYPTRSKGVVEKCNFCAERLAKGDQPACVEAAAKVRKGALVFGDLADPHSEVRKVLKEHYTIRRKPELGTGPNLFFIV, from the coding sequence ATGAAGGGCATCGACAGAAGGGAGTTTCTGAAGATAGGTGGTATGGCAGCCATAGCAGGGCTGGGAGGGAAGGCTGCGCTCGAGATCCTGGCACCCGGAAAGCTCGAGGCCGCGCAGCAGATCCCTTTGACCAAGGGCAAGCACTGGGCGATGGTCGTGGATACGACCAAGATGGACGATGCCTTGATGGATGTCTGCATCGAGGCGTGCCACAAAGAGCATAATGTTCCGAATCTCGGGAATCCGAAGGAAGAGATCAAGTGGATCTGGAAAGAAACCTATGAGCATGCGTTTCCTGGGCAGGAGCACGAGTTTATTGGTGAGCGTTTTCATGGAATGAATTTCCTGCTGATGTGCAATCACTGCACTAACCCGCCGTGTGTCCGAGTCTGTCCGACACAGTCGACCTGGAAGCGGGAAGATGGGATTGTCATGATGGACATGCACCGGTGCATCGGTTGCCGGTTCTGCATGGCGGCCTGTCCGTATGGAGCGCGAAGCTTCAATTGGGGGGATCCGCAGCGGGTCCGCACCGATGAAGAGCTGATGCCGATGAATCCAGGTTTCCCCCTGAATAAGGATTACCCGACGCGCAGCAAAGGTGTGGTTGAGAAATGCAATTTCTGCGCTGAGAGACTGGCAAAAGGGGATCAGCCCGCCTGCGTCGAGGCCGCCGCCAAGGTGCGAAAAGGCGCACTGGTTTTTGGGGATCTGGCGGACCCGCATTCTGAGGTCAGGAAGGTTTTGAAGGAGCATTACACGATCCGGCGCAAGCCCGAACTGGGTACGGGGCCCAACTTATTTTTCATTGTATGA
- a CDS encoding putative Hdr-like menaquinol oxidoreduCtase cytochrome c subunit (Evidence 3 : Putative function from multiple computational evidences): MYDGGKIITGLVIGLGLLLFPFFYNAGKAAKAPDPELTPKAQEAKVCVMDKAYMQSSHMTLLDDWRHTVVRDGERYFKAKSGTVYYKSLQVTCLDCHSNKTKFCDQCHNYMGVAPYCWDCHLEPEEKK, translated from the coding sequence ATGTATGATGGAGGGAAAATCATCACCGGCTTGGTCATCGGTCTTGGGCTGCTGCTCTTTCCGTTTTTCTACAATGCGGGGAAGGCCGCCAAGGCGCCTGATCCCGAGTTGACTCCCAAGGCGCAGGAAGCCAAGGTGTGTGTGATGGATAAGGCTTACATGCAGAGCTCTCACATGACTCTGCTGGACGATTGGCGTCACACGGTCGTGCGTGATGGGGAACGCTATTTCAAGGCCAAGAGCGGCACCGTGTATTACAAAAGCCTTCAGGTGACCTGCCTGGATTGTCATTCCAACAAGACGAAGTTCTGCGACCAGTGCCACAACTATATGGGTGTTGCGCCGTACTGTTGGGACTGCCATCTTGAGCCGGAGGAGAAAAAATGA
- the hmeD gene encoding Hdr-like menaquinol oxidoreductase iron-sulfur subunit, producing MAKDPKAGETAKIKHTPPLMEGWMDTPVDIREGIYCYGGKPKNLEAVDMPNPRDWNPTDEDWQLPDDWEKIIDDGFRLRLDRFRSFKLFMDICVRCGACADKCHFFIGSGDPKNMPVLRAELIRSVYRKKYTVGGKLFGKLAGARDLTSDVLKEWWYYLYQCTECRRCSLFCPYGIDTAEVTIIGRELTNLIGLNTDWIAAPVANCNRTGNHLGIQPHAYKDMMDFFVDEIEDITGIRVEPSFNRKGAEILFITPSGDVFADPGTYTCMGYLMLFHYLQSQGLDITWSTYASEGGNFGYFTSHEMAKRLNAKMYAEAKRLGVKWILGGECGHMWRVLNQYMDTFNGPADFLEEPVSPLTGTKFENAKGTKMVHLVEFTADLIKHNKLKLDPSRNDHLKVTFHDSCNPARGMGFFEEPRYVINAVCNNFYEMPPQTIREQTFCCGSGAGLNAGENMELRMRGGLPRANAVRHVKEKYGVNMLSCICAIDRAVFPTLMDFWVGDVGVTGVHEMVANALVFEGENERTTDLRGEPLAGMEDDDNV from the coding sequence ATGGCCAAAGATCCAAAGGCAGGTGAGACCGCCAAGATCAAGCACACCCCACCGCTGATGGAGGGGTGGATGGATACGCCGGTTGACATTCGCGAGGGCATATACTGCTATGGTGGCAAGCCAAAGAACCTCGAAGCTGTCGATATGCCGAACCCGCGTGATTGGAACCCAACAGACGAAGACTGGCAGCTGCCGGACGATTGGGAAAAAATCATCGACGACGGCTTTCGGCTTCGGCTGGATCGCTTCAGATCGTTCAAGCTCTTTATGGATATCTGTGTCCGATGCGGGGCCTGTGCGGACAAGTGCCACTTCTTCATCGGTTCGGGCGATCCGAAGAACATGCCGGTGCTTCGCGCGGAACTGATCCGCTCCGTCTATCGGAAGAAATACACGGTTGGAGGGAAGCTGTTCGGCAAACTGGCAGGCGCGAGGGATCTCACCTCAGATGTCCTGAAAGAGTGGTGGTATTACCTGTATCAATGCACGGAGTGCCGCCGTTGCTCTCTTTTCTGCCCCTATGGCATCGATACAGCCGAAGTGACGATCATCGGGCGCGAGTTGACGAACCTGATCGGCCTCAACACCGACTGGATCGCGGCCCCGGTGGCGAACTGCAACCGCACCGGCAATCATCTCGGCATCCAGCCTCATGCCTACAAGGACATGATGGACTTCTTCGTCGACGAGATCGAGGATATCACAGGGATCCGGGTTGAGCCGAGCTTCAATCGCAAAGGAGCGGAAATCCTGTTCATCACCCCTTCTGGGGATGTCTTTGCCGATCCCGGTACGTATACGTGCATGGGTTATCTCATGCTTTTCCATTATCTACAGAGCCAGGGCCTCGACATCACCTGGAGCACCTATGCCTCCGAAGGGGGCAATTTCGGATACTTTACCTCTCATGAGATGGCCAAGCGGTTGAACGCCAAGATGTACGCGGAAGCGAAGCGGCTCGGGGTGAAATGGATCCTGGGTGGGGAGTGCGGCCACATGTGGCGCGTCCTGAACCAGTACATGGACACCTTCAACGGCCCGGCGGATTTTCTCGAAGAGCCGGTTTCGCCTCTTACGGGGACGAAGTTCGAGAATGCCAAGGGGACCAAGATGGTTCACCTAGTTGAATTTACGGCGGATCTGATCAAACATAACAAGCTCAAACTGGATCCTAGCCGGAACGATCACCTCAAGGTCACCTTTCACGATTCGTGCAATCCGGCACGGGGTATGGGTTTCTTCGAGGAGCCGCGCTATGTGATCAACGCCGTGTGCAATAACTTTTACGAAATGCCCCCGCAGACCATTCGTGAGCAGACCTTCTGCTGCGGAAGCGGCGCCGGGCTGAACGCCGGGGAGAACATGGAACTGAGGATGCGCGGCGGCCTGCCGAGGGCCAACGCTGTCCGCCATGTCAAAGAAAAGTATGGCGTCAACATGCTCTCCTGCATCTGCGCCATTGACCGGGCGGTGTTTCCCACCCTGATGGATTTCTGGGTTGGAGATGTGGGGGTCACCGGGGTCCATGAAATGGTAGCTAACGCCCTCGTCTTCGAAGGGGAAAATGAACGGACCACCGACCTGCGTGGCGAACCCCTCGCTGGAATGGAGGATGATGACAATGTATGA
- the hmeC gene encoding Hdr-like menaquinol oxidoreductase cytochrome b-like subunit — MNFILSIVVSSLAVVLIVLIPWVGVGAFNLQYLFGVVVPYAALATFIIGIVVRVIDWARSPVPFRIPTTAGQQWSLPWVKYSKIDNPKGTGGVIVRMLFEILTFRSLFRNTRLEYRLKGDGAPKIDYEWEKWLWLAALLFHYSFLVIFLRHFRFFVEPIPGFVHLLESLDGFMQMGVLPFNGLGLPGVYLTDMLLMLAVTYLFVRRIYVHQTRYISLPADYFPLFLILALGTTGILMRYFIRVDITAVKELAVGLFKFHPTIPGDIGVIFYIHLFVISVLIAYFPFSKLMHMAGIFLSPTRNLSNNSRMKRHINPWNYPVHYHTYQAYEDEFREAMVEAGLPVDKEPE, encoded by the coding sequence ATGAATTTCATATTGAGCATTGTCGTTTCGTCATTGGCAGTGGTGTTGATCGTTTTGATCCCCTGGGTGGGGGTGGGGGCGTTCAATCTCCAGTACCTTTTCGGTGTCGTGGTTCCCTACGCGGCCCTGGCCACCTTCATCATCGGGATCGTCGTTCGGGTCATCGACTGGGCCCGCTCCCCGGTGCCTTTCAGGATCCCCACCACGGCCGGGCAGCAATGGTCTCTCCCATGGGTCAAGTACAGTAAGATCGACAATCCGAAAGGCACCGGCGGGGTGATCGTGAGGATGCTCTTCGAGATCCTTACCTTTCGATCCCTTTTCCGGAACACCCGCTTAGAGTATCGACTGAAGGGTGACGGTGCGCCGAAGATCGACTATGAGTGGGAAAAGTGGCTCTGGCTGGCGGCACTGCTTTTCCATTATTCTTTCCTGGTGATCTTCCTCAGGCATTTCCGGTTTTTTGTCGAGCCTATTCCGGGGTTTGTCCACCTGCTGGAGAGCCTCGACGGCTTCATGCAGATGGGTGTGCTGCCGTTTAACGGGCTCGGCCTTCCGGGCGTGTATCTGACGGATATGCTCCTTATGCTGGCCGTAACCTATCTCTTCGTCCGGCGGATTTACGTTCATCAGACCCGTTACATCTCGCTGCCGGCGGATTATTTTCCCCTGTTTCTCATTCTCGCTCTGGGCACGACCGGGATCCTGATGCGTTACTTCATCCGGGTCGACATCACTGCCGTCAAGGAGCTGGCGGTGGGTCTCTTCAAATTTCACCCAACGATTCCGGGCGATATCGGGGTGATCTTCTACATTCATCTGTTCGTCATCAGCGTGCTGATCGCGTATTTCCCCTTCAGCAAGCTGATGCACATGGCCGGGATATTCCTGTCGCCGACGAGAAACCTGTCGAACAACAGCCGTATGAAGAGGCATATCAACCCGTGGAATTATCCTGTGCATTACCACACATATCAGGCATACGAAGACGAGTTCCGTGAGGCCATGGTGGAAGCTGGACTCCCGGTTGACAAAGAGCCTGAATAA
- a CDS encoding conserved hypothetical protein (Evidence 4 : Unknown function but conserved in other organisms): protein MYLTAFLIERRSAILKGWRDALFESYEPEGRDFLRRQKDPFSNPVGATLSGELETVYDHLVSGGSAEDIAACLDRIIRIRAVQDFSPSKALAFLIQLKPVIRKELQGAKSSGAAASAELLEVEDRIDALALQGFDVYMACRQHLNELRVREIRNEVGKLLERANAKYAASDRQVSDTTT, encoded by the coding sequence ATGTACTTGACCGCTTTTTTGATCGAAAGAAGGTCGGCCATCCTCAAGGGGTGGCGCGACGCCCTTTTCGAAAGCTATGAACCGGAGGGGCGTGATTTTTTGCGTCGGCAGAAAGATCCGTTTTCCAACCCTGTCGGGGCGACTCTAAGCGGAGAGCTGGAAACGGTGTATGACCATCTCGTTTCCGGGGGCTCTGCCGAGGACATAGCGGCCTGCCTGGATCGGATCATACGAATCCGCGCTGTGCAGGATTTCAGCCCCTCGAAAGCCTTGGCTTTTCTCATCCAGCTCAAACCGGTCATCCGCAAGGAGCTGCAGGGCGCAAAGTCCTCCGGCGCCGCGGCTTCGGCGGAGTTGCTGGAAGTGGAGGACCGGATCGATGCGCTGGCTCTGCAGGGCTTTGATGTCTATATGGCCTGCCGGCAGCATCTCAACGAGCTGCGCGTAAGGGAGATTCGGAACGAGGTGGGGAAGTTACTGGAAAGAGCCAATGCCAAGTATGCCGCTTCGGATCGGCAGGTATCGGACACAACGACCTAA
- a CDS encoding hypothetical protein (Evidence 5 : Unknown function) → MEFYRKIVSGWRPINFHPARVFLANPDVSVEDCLCGALLLKSAQGIHFMSIAMTTRFRIGDRIVQGNHWGMDAHRKEYETVSVSRAHASCAFRSW, encoded by the coding sequence ATGGAGTTCTACCGGAAAATCGTTTCCGGATGGAGACCAATTAATTTCCACCCGGCAAGGGTCTTTTTGGCCAATCCCGACGTCAGTGTGGAGGATTGCCTGTGCGGAGCCCTGCTGCTCAAATCAGCGCAAGGAATTCATTTTATGAGCATTGCTATGACCACTCGCTTCCGGATTGGAGACCGGATCGTACAGGGAAACCATTGGGGGATGGATGCCCATAGAAAAGAATACGAAACAGTCTCCGTCTCTCGAGCGCACGCTTCCTGCGCATTCCGGTCATGGTAA
- a CDS encoding Succinate dehydrogenase cytochrome b subunit, whose amino-acid sequence MAIDTTIFVHSPGRIPAYLDLLQMLTGAGLILFMWSHMVLVASVNFGPGVMNAIARFFEDSYMAQVGGPLIGATFLMHFILAARKIPFRVEQQSAVWKHSRSLHHLDTWLWLVQVVTAMIILIMGSIHMWTVLTDLPITAAKSAARIQGGYWLVFYLILLPMVELHVGIGFYRIGVKWGFIQRRSRKGLKKFENILTGIFVLIGLITIVRFLTLSV is encoded by the coding sequence ATGGCCATCGACACTACGATCTTCGTCCACTCCCCGGGGAGGATCCCCGCCTATCTCGATCTGCTTCAGATGTTGACCGGTGCCGGTCTCATTCTCTTTATGTGGAGCCACATGGTCCTGGTCGCAAGCGTCAACTTCGGGCCCGGCGTCATGAACGCCATCGCCCGGTTTTTCGAGGACTCTTACATGGCCCAGGTCGGGGGCCCGCTGATAGGCGCCACCTTCCTGATGCACTTCATCCTGGCGGCCCGCAAGATCCCGTTCAGGGTCGAGCAGCAGTCCGCCGTCTGGAAGCACAGCCGTTCGCTTCATCATCTGGACACCTGGCTCTGGCTCGTGCAGGTCGTCACCGCCATGATCATCCTGATCATGGGCTCCATTCACATGTGGACCGTCCTGACCGATCTTCCCATCACCGCCGCCAAGAGCGCCGCCCGCATCCAGGGGGGGTACTGGCTCGTGTTTTACCTGATTCTCCTGCCGATGGTCGAACTGCACGTGGGCATCGGCTTTTACCGCATCGGCGTCAAGTGGGGCTTCATCCAACGCAGAAGCCGCAAGGGATTGAAAAAATTTGAGAATATTTTGACCGGTATTTTCGTATTGATCGGGTTGATCACCATCGTTCGCTTTTTGACCCTTTCGGTCTGA